The segment cattttattcttGCAATTACCCTATGAAATGTATAGAAGCAGCACATCCTCATTTTACAATTGAGAAAAATGGAGACCCCAAACAGCTGATTGACAAGGTCGCAAAGCAGCTTTGTGGCCCTGAAAGGTAGAGAGCTCAAGTCCCCTGTTTTGCATTCCTGTGctcacagatttatttttcttaatgaaagtAAAAGTATACCAAGATGttccttgtctttttaaaagaaaatgattaaaaacaatgATTAATAAGCTTATAGGAAATATTCAGAAGTACTAGTAAACTAAAAACTACCACATAGAGTGCTATTAACATTTTTGGAGCATTTCCTTCTGGTCCTTTCTCTTTGtatatgtaaagaatttttagtgagatttttatcattattatgttGTATGTAGATGAGtagtcttttttaaatattagagttctgagcatttttcttaaatattttttgaaaatacgGTTAATGAATACAGGTTTTTGCATCACGTAGAAGTACTGCAAATTTTATTCCCTTATTATTTCCAGTTTGcggttataaataatgctgtggaCACATTCTTAGGATTGTTagtgtatttaaaaattcttctaggTTGGAAAATTGCTTTCCGGAAAAGCTATGCCAGTTTACATTCTTTTACCACCATTATCTGATAGTGCCCATCTCATTGCATTCTTGCTTAGTGTTAACGATTATCGGTTTCTAAAAACcttcaccaatttttaaaaacaaaaatggtatcagtttttattttttatactggGCGTGTTCAACActttataatcttttatatttctgagtTATCTGTTTATTTGGTACTTTTTTCCTAGTAGATTATTTTTAGTAGGTATATAagaactctaatttttttttcactattaagAGTCACTAGTCACGATAAAGTCACTAGTTAAATTTTCAGACGTTATGATTCTTGGCTCATATCCATCAGCTTGTTCTgtgttctgttccttttttctccccagaatGTTTCCAAAATAACCATCTTTACAGTTCCATTAGTTTTCCAAATTCAAACTTGGGCTTCTTTAgcaatttttacttttctagtCACTGTAAAGAGAACATAAATAGACTGACTAGTCTTTTCTAGGTCTTTTTCAGGGCTTTCTAGAATCAATTGTTTAGCACCTCTTGGGTCacaatttccatttcttccatgtcaCGGCATAAATGGTctttaagttgttttgttttctgataaaactttcataaaacaaattaagctttgctatgaacatgagtgtcTTCTAGTTGTTAGTTTCCTGGTGAAACTGATACAAAACTGATGGAACAAATAGTTTGGACATCAACATGAGTGTCAGTCATGATgtgcccttttttttaaaagccaaggaACACATTTTGTGTTACCCGTGAGATTCTTTGCATGAATTTATCAGGTGATTTTTGAATGGAACATTTTCAGCTTGAGTTTATAAAATGCAGTCTTACCTTTCTGCAAATTTTTAAggctcattttaaaaacattgccCTGAGGCCAATCAGATGCATTTTGGTTCTTTAAGTCCTTCCTGTGACTAGTGTATTCCCAGTATTTCTGATGTTGAACATAGACTGTGCTTTCGTATCATACCAATCTTTCTTAGAAAATGGACCAAACGCTTTCTTCTTGGCTCCTTTTTTGATGCTTGTTGTGAGGCGCTTGTTCTTGTTGACCACTGTGGTGCTGCTCTCTTATTCCTCATGTGTCATATTTAGGGGTTTTTCCTAGTTTGTCATTTGATAATCTTctttatggtatattttgatgtatagaaattaaaaaaaaatctatagttaaatctttctttgatttctattGCTTTTGTAATTTATAGTTCTTGCCTAGATAGTCTTAACTGTAGTATAGacttttttaactgttttctttcttttctttttttttctttttttttttttttagttgcaaCTACTGGCCCTTCAGTATATTATAGTCAGTCACCAGCATATAATTCCCAGTATCTTCTCAGACCAGCAGCTAATGTTACTCCCACAAAGGTAACAAAGgaataatttatacatttataaatatctccTTTTTAATTGTTCAGGCTTCCTTCAAAGAAATTCAAGAAGTAGTTCAGCATTAAACTTTTATGTCCCATaagatacagatattttaaatttctttccagaTATAGAAGTTATGCTTCTTActcatcttatttttatgttaaaataagtgtgaaaatttagaatattttctaaatggggggtggtggtggtggtgatgggtcCTTCATCATTTTGTTTTGGCGGAAATAGGACTAGAATGGCCTTGCTGAACCACTATGTGGTAAGTACTTCAGGCCGAAGTGGCTATGTAGGGGTCTATTAACAACCATTATTACAACCATAGTTGAGCTATGAAGCTTTGAAGACAGATGGCTTGGGTGAATTTAGACCCTGGCTCTTCTGCtcgctgtgaccttgggcaagtttgtTAATCTCTCTATGCATTAGTtgcctcatatgtaaaatgaggataataatccCTTAATTCATAGGGTTTTTGAGGATATTAAAATGAGATattatgtaaagtgcttagaacagtgcccagttGGCACATTAGTAAATGCTCGATAAATGTTagtctccatcatcatcatcattattgttaaCATCATTTGACACATTATTTaggaatgaagaagaaattttttCTATGCGCTTATTGTAGAATTGGATTTTTAACTGTTATTAGTTAAGGCAATTTCTGTTATATGCCAAGAAAGGAGTATAACTGTAAGTATCTTTGTAAGTAATGTCTTCTCTTAATGCTGTGGTACATACCCTAATGATATCTTTACCTTGTAACGCTCATGTTTGTGGTTTGTGAGAATTGGTTTGTATCTAGTTATCTGCAGTTTTGTAGACAACctacaaaaatttttaactttttttttcttttagggtcCAGTTTATGGCATGAATAGGCTTCCACCTCAACAACATATATATGCCTATTCCCAACAGATGCACACACCACCAGTCCAAAGCTCATCTGCTTGTATGTTCTCTCAAGAGATGTATGGTCCTCCATTGCGTTTTGAGTCTCCTGCAACAGGAATTCTGTCACCCAGGGGTGATGATTACTTTAATTACAATGTTCAACAGACAAGCACAAATCCACCTTTGCCAGAGCCAGGTTATTTCACAAAACCCCCAGTTGCAACTCATGCTTCAAGATCTGCAGAATCTAAGGTTATTGAATTTGGAAAAACTAATTTTGTTCAGCCTGTGCCAGGTGAAGGAATAAGACCGTCTTTGACAGCACCTGCACATACAACACAGCCAACTCCTTTTAAATTTAACTCAAATTTCAAGTCAAATGATGGTGACTTTACCTTTTCTTCACCGCAGGTTGTGACACAGCCCCCTTCTACAGCttacaataataatgaaagcCTTTTAGGTCTCTTAACTTCAGATAAACCTTTGCAGGGAGATGGCTACAGTGGACCCAAAGCTAGTCAAACCATTGGACCTCGAAATACATTCAGTTTTGGAAGCAAAAATGTGCCTGGAATTTCATTTACTGAAAACATGGGTCCAAATCAGCAAAAGAATTCTGGTTTTCGTCGAAGTGATGACATGTTTACTTTCCACGGTCCAGGGAAATCAGTATTTGGAACACCCGCATCAGAGCTGGCCAACAAGAGTCATGAAACAGATGGAGGGAGTGCCCATGGTGATGACGATGACGACGGCCCTCACTTTGAGCCTGTGGTACCTCTTCCTGATAAGATTGAAGTAAAAACCggtgaggaagatgaagaagaattCTTTTGCAATCGTGCAAAATTGTTTCGTTTTGATGCAGAATCCAAAGAATGGAAGGAACGTGGAATTGGCAATGTAAAAATCCTAAGGCATAAAACATCTGGTAAAATTCGCCTTCTGATGAGACGAGAGCAAGTATTAAAAATCTGTGCAAATCACTACATCAGTCCAGATATGAAATTGACCCCAAACGCTGGCTCTGACAGATCTTTTGTATGGCATGCTCTTGATTATGCAGATGAGTTGCCCAAACCAGAACAACTTGCTATTAGATTCAAAACTCCCGAGGAAGCAACACTTTTTAAGTGCAAGTTTGAAGAGGCCcagaacattttaaaagcctTAGGAGCAAATGTAGCCACAACAACAAATCAGGCTATGAGAATTGTAAAAGAACCCACAAGTCATGATaacaaagatatttgcaaatctgaTGCTGGAAACatgaattttgaatttcaaattgcAAAGAAAGAAGGGTCTTGGTGGCATTGTAACAGCTGCTCATTAAAGAATGCTGCAACTGCTAAGAAGTGTGTTTCATGCCAGAATCTAAACCCAAACAAGAAAGAACTCCTTGGCCCACCATTAGTTGAAACTGTGTCTGCTCTTAAAACTGGCCACGAAAATACTCCAGATAGATTTGCGTCAATGACTCCAAAGAAAGAAGGTCACTGGGATTGTAGTATTTGCTTAGTAAGAAATGAACCTACTGTATCTAGGTGCAGTGCATGCCAGAATGCAAAGGCTACTAACAAAAGTGGATCTTCATTTGTTCAGCAAGCTTCCTTTAAATTTGGCCAGGGAGATCTTCCTAAGTCTGTTAACAGTGATTTCAGATCCGTATTTTCTACGAAGGAAGAACAGTGGGATTGCACTGTATGCCTTGTGCAAAATGAAGGAAGTTCTACAAAGTGTGCTGCTTGTCAGAATCCAAGAAAACAGAGTTTACCTACTTCTGTTGCAGCACCTGCTTCTTTTAAGTTTGGTACTTCAGAGATAAGTAAAACCCCAAAGAGTGGATTTGAGGACATGTTTGCTAAGAAGGAAGGACAGTGGGATTGCAGTTGCTGCTCGTTACGAAATGAAGCAGGTGCTACAATATGTGTTGCTTGTCAGAATCCAGGTAAACTGAGTCTACCCACGTCTGCTGTTCCAGCATCTGCCTCTTTTAAGTTTAGTACTTCAGAGACCAGCACAACTCCCAAGAGTGGATTTGAAGGCATGTTCACCAAGAAGGAAGGACAGTGGGACTGCAGTATTTGCTTAGTGCGAAATGAAGCAAGTGCTGCCACATGTGTTGCTTGCCAGAATCCAAGTAAACAAAATCAGCCTACTTCTGCTGTTCTACCTCCGGCCTCATCAGATACATGCAAGGCTCCAAAGGGTGGATTTGAAGGAATGTTCACCAAGAAGGAAGGACAGTGGGATTGTAGCATTTGCTTTGTGCAAAATGAGAGTTCTTCCTTAAAATGTGTGGCTTGTGATGCCTCTAAACCAACTCATAAACCTAGTGCAGAAGCTCCTTCAGCTTTCACATTGGGCTCAAAAACTAAGTTAAATGACTCTTCTGGAAGTCAGGTTGGAACAGGATTTAAAAGTAACTTTTCtgaaaaagcttttaaatttggTACAGCAGAACAAGGGTTTAAATTTGGGCATGTGGATCAAGAAAGTACACCTTCATTTACGTTTCAGGGTTCTTCTAATACAGATTCTAAGTCAACAAGAGAAGGATTTAGTTTTTCTGTCCCTATGTCTGCTGATGGATTTAAATTTGGCATTCAGGAGCCTGGAAatcaagagaagaaaagtgaaaagccCCTTGAAAATGACACTGGTGTTCAGGCTCAGGATATCAGTGGTCAGAAGAATGGTAGTGGTGTGATTTTTGGTCCAAGTGGTAGCACTTTTACCTTTGCAGATCTTGCAAAATCAACTTCAGGAGAAGGATTTCAGTTTGGCAAAAAAGACCCTAATTTCAAGGGATTTTCAGGTGCGGGAGAAAAACTATTCTCATCACAAAGTGGTAAAATGGCTGATAAAGCCGACACTTCTGCTGACCTTGAGAAAGATGATGATGCCTATCGGACCGAGGACAGTGATGACATACATTTTGAACCAGTAGTTCAGATGCCTGAAAAAGTGGAACTTGTAACAGgagaagaagatgaaaaagttctttaTTCACAGCGGGTAAAATTATTTAGATTTGATGCTGAGATAAGTCAGTGGAAAGAAAGGGGTCTGGGGAACTTAAAAATTCTCAAGAATGAAGTCAATGGCAAACTGCGAATGCTGATGCGAAGAGAACAGGTACTAAAAGTGTGTGCTAATCATTGGATAACAACTACGATGAACCTGAAGCCTCTCTCTGGGTCCGATAGAGCATGGATGTGGTTAGCGAGTGATTTTTCTGATGGTGATGCCAAACTAGAGCAGCTGGCAGCAAAATTTAAAACACCAGAGCTGGCTGAAGAATTCAAGCAGAAATTTGAGGAATGCCAGCGACTTCTATTAGATATACCACTTCAGACTCCTCATAAACTTGTAGACACTGGCAGAGCTGCCAAGTTAATCCAGAGAGCGGAAGAAATGAAGAGTGGATTAAAAGATTTCAAAACGTTTTTGACAAATGATCAAACAAAAGTCACTGATGGAGAGACTGAGAGCTCTGATGCAGGCGCTGCCAGTGCCTCTGATACAACCAGCAAGCCAAACCCTGAAAACACGGGGCCCACACTGGAGTGGGACAACTATGACTTAAGGGAAGATGCTTTGGATGGTAGTGTGAGTAGTAGCTCAGTACATGCTTCTCCATTGGCAAGTAGCCCTGTGAGGAAAAATCTCTTCCGCTTTGGTGAGTCAACAACAGGATTTAACTTCAGTTTTAAATCTGCTCTGAGTCCATCTAAGTCTCCTGCCAAGTTGAATCAGAGTGGGATCTCAGTTGGCACTGATGAAGAATCTGATGTTActcaggaagaagagagagatggaCAGTACTTTGAACCTGTTGTACCTTTACCTGATCTAGTGGAAGTGTCCAGTGGTGAGGAAAATGAACAAGTTGTTTTTAGTCACAGAGCAAAACTCTATAGGTATGATAAAGATGTTGGTCAGTGGAAAGAAAGAGGCATTGGTGATATCAAGATTTTACAGAATTATGATAATAAGCAAGTTCGCATCGTGATGAGAAGGGACCAGGTATTAAAACTTTGTGCCAATCACAGAATAACTCCAGACATGACTTTGCAAAATATGAAAGGGACAGAACGAGTGTGGGTGTGGACTGCTTGtgattttgcagatggggaaagaaaagtagaacatTTAGCTGTCCGTTTTAAACTACAGGATGTTGCAGactcatttaagaaaatatttgatgaagCAAAAATTGCCCAAGAAAAAGATTCTTTGATAACACCTCAGGTTTCTCATTCAGCCACTCCCAGAGAGTCACCATGTGGCAAAATTGCTGTAGCTGTATTAGAAGAAACCACAAGAGAGAGGACAGATTTAATTCAGGGTGACGACACAGCAGATGCAACTTCAGAAGTTGGAGAAGCATCTAGCACATCTGAAGCAACAACAAAAGCAGTGGTTTCTCCTCCAAAGTTTGTATTTGGTTCAGAGTCCGTTAAAAGTATTTTTAGTAGTGAAAAATCAAAACCGTTTGCATTTGGCAACAGTTCAGCTACTGGGTCTTTGTTTGGATTTAGTTTTAATGCACCTTTGAAAAATAGTAGTGAAATTAGTTCAGTAGTTAAGAGTGGATCTGAAAGAAAAGTGGAACCTAATTGTGAAGAGTCGAAGAATTCCGATAGCAAACAATCTTCAGATGGCAAAGTCAAAAATCTCTTTGCTTTTCCAAAGGAAGAGTCCTCAACTGATTACACATTTAAAACACCAGAAAAGGGTAAGCACTTAGTTTTTAGTATAAGCAGAATTTTTCGTccattgatttgtaaatattttgcttAATGCATATACTCTTTGTAGGATACTAATGTTTTAGTAAATGTTGGGTCATAAACATAGTGCTTtgtcaacagcaaaaaaaaataatggtacagatttttttttctcc is part of the Neomonachus schauinslandi chromosome 10, ASM220157v2, whole genome shotgun sequence genome and harbors:
- the RANBP2 gene encoding E3 SUMO-protein ligase RanBP2 isoform X1, whose protein sequence is MRRSKADVERYIASVQGSVPSPREKSMKGFYFAKLYYEVKEYDLAKKYISAYINVQERDPKAHRFLGLLHEVEENTDKAVECYKRSVELNPTQKDLVLKIAELLCKNDVTDGRAKYWVERAAKLFPGSPAIYKLKEQLLDCKGEDGWNKLFDLIQSELYARPDDVYVNIRLVELYRSNKRLKDAVGHCHEAEKNIALRSSLEWNSCVVQTLKEYLASLQCLESDKSNWQTTNKDLLLAYANLMLLTLSTRDVQESRELLESFDSVLQSVKSCVGGNDELSTTFLEVKGHFYMHAGSLLLKMGQHSEVQWRALSELATLCYLIAFQVPRPKIKLIKGEVGQNLVEMMAYDRLSQSGHMLLNLSRDKQDFLKEVVESFANKSGQSALYDALFSSQSSKDRSFLGNDDIGNIDVQAPEPDDLARYDVGAIRAHNGSLQHLTWLGLQWNSLSALPAIRKWLKQLFHHLPQETSRLETNAPESICILDLEVFLLGVIYTSHLQLKEKCSSHYSFYQPLCLPLPVCKQLCTERQKSWWDAVCNLIHRKTVPGTTAKLRLLVQHDINTLRGQEKHGLQPALLVHWAKCLQKTGSGLNSFYDQREYIGRSVHYWKKVLPMLKTIKKKSSIPEPTDPLFKHFHSADIQASEVGEYEEEAHITFAILDVVNGNIEDAMTAFESIKNVVSYWNLALIFHRKAEDIENDALSPEEQEECKNYLRKARDYLIKILDDSDSSLSVAKKLPVPLESVKEMLNLVMQELEDYSEGGLLYKNGSLRNADSEIKHSTPSPSIYSLSPSKSYKYSPKTPPRWAEDQNSLLKMICQQVEAIKKEMQELKLHSSNSGSPHRWPAENYGPDSMPDGYQGSQTFHGAPLTVATTGPSVYYSQSPAYNSQYLLRPAANVTPTKGPVYGMNRLPPQQHIYAYSQQMHTPPVQSSSACMFSQEMYGPPLRFESPATGILSPRGDDYFNYNVQQTSTNPPLPEPGYFTKPPVATHASRSAESKVIEFGKTNFVQPVPGEGIRPSLTAPAHTTQPTPFKFNSNFKSNDGDFTFSSPQVVTQPPSTAYNNNESLLGLLTSDKPLQGDGYSGPKASQTIGPRNTFSFGSKNVPGISFTENMGPNQQKNSGFRRSDDMFTFHGPGKSVFGTPASELANKSHETDGGSAHGDDDDDGPHFEPVVPLPDKIEVKTGEEDEEEFFCNRAKLFRFDAESKEWKERGIGNVKILRHKTSGKIRLLMRREQVLKICANHYISPDMKLTPNAGSDRSFVWHALDYADELPKPEQLAIRFKTPEEATLFKCKFEEAQNILKALGANVATTTNQAMRIVKEPTSHDNKDICKSDAGNMNFEFQIAKKEGSWWHCNSCSLKNAATAKKCVSCQNLNPNKKELLGPPLVETVSALKTGHENTPDRFASMTPKKEGHWDCSICLVRNEPTVSRCSACQNAKATNKSGSSFVQQASFKFGQGDLPKSVNSDFRSVFSTKEEQWDCTVCLVQNEGSSTKCAACQNPRKQSLPTSVAAPASFKFGTSEISKTPKSGFEDMFAKKEGQWDCSCCSLRNEAGATICVACQNPGKLSLPTSAVPASASFKFSTSETSTTPKSGFEGMFTKKEGQWDCSICLVRNEASAATCVACQNPSKQNQPTSAVLPPASSDTCKAPKGGFEGMFTKKEGQWDCSICFVQNESSSLKCVACDASKPTHKPSAEAPSAFTLGSKTKLNDSSGSQVGTGFKSNFSEKAFKFGTAEQGFKFGHVDQESTPSFTFQGSSNTDSKSTREGFSFSVPMSADGFKFGIQEPGNQEKKSEKPLENDTGVQAQDISGQKNGSGVIFGPSGSTFTFADLAKSTSGEGFQFGKKDPNFKGFSGAGEKLFSSQSGKMADKADTSADLEKDDDAYRTEDSDDIHFEPVVQMPEKVELVTGEEDEKVLYSQRVKLFRFDAEISQWKERGLGNLKILKNEVNGKLRMLMRREQVLKVCANHWITTTMNLKPLSGSDRAWMWLASDFSDGDAKLEQLAAKFKTPELAEEFKQKFEECQRLLLDIPLQTPHKLVDTGRAAKLIQRAEEMKSGLKDFKTFLTNDQTKVTDGETESSDAGAASASDTTSKPNPENTGPTLEWDNYDLREDALDGSVSSSSVHASPLASSPVRKNLFRFGESTTGFNFSFKSALSPSKSPAKLNQSGISVGTDEESDVTQEEERDGQYFEPVVPLPDLVEVSSGEENEQVVFSHRAKLYRYDKDVGQWKERGIGDIKILQNYDNKQVRIVMRRDQVLKLCANHRITPDMTLQNMKGTERVWVWTACDFADGERKVEHLAVRFKLQDVADSFKKIFDEAKIAQEKDSLITPQVSHSATPRESPCGKIAVAVLEETTRERTDLIQGDDTADATSEVGEASSTSEATTKAVVSPPKFVFGSESVKSIFSSEKSKPFAFGNSSATGSLFGFSFNAPLKNSSEISSVVKSGSERKVEPNCEESKNSDSKQSSDGKVKNLFAFPKEESSTDYTFKTPEKAKEKEKPEDPSSDDEVLIVYELTPTPEQKALASKLKLPPTFFCYKNNPDYISEEEEDDEDFETAVKKLNGKLYLDDSEKCRPLEEKLTDNEKECVIVWEKKPTIEEKAKADTLKLPPTFFCGVCSDTDEDNGNGEDFQSEFQKVQDSQKSQNEEITNTADSVYTGGTKVTVPFLCKSEEPDFITKSISSPPISSGTVDKPVDLSTRKEDDADSTSQVESKTVSFGFGSSTGLSFADLASSNSGDFAFGSKDKNFQWANTGAAVFGAQSTSKVGEDEDGSDEEVVHNEDIHFEPIVSLPEVEVKSGEEDEEILFKERAKLYRWDREVSQWKERGVGDIKILWHTMKNYYRILMRRDQVFKVCANHVITKTMELKPLNVSNNALVWTASDYADGEAKVEQLAVRFKTKEMADGFKKKFEECQQNLLKLQKGQVSLTAELSKETNPVVFFDVCADDEPLGRITMELFSNVVPQTAENFRALCTGEKGFGFKNSIFHRVIPDFVCQGGDITKHDGTGGQSIYGDKFEDENFDVKHTGPGLLSMANRGRDTNNSQFFITLKKAEHLDFKHVVFGFVKDGMDTVKKIESFGSPKGSVSRRISITECGQI